A single region of the Micropterus dolomieu isolate WLL.071019.BEF.003 ecotype Adirondacks linkage group LG02, ASM2129224v1, whole genome shotgun sequence genome encodes:
- the fmc1 gene encoding protein FMC1 homolog codes for MAALTPPLRACRGILKELRALQGPRYRQSLAYNYVMDQFRKNKVTGERYCRAQQEAHHASDTYLCLLASTRNHLVLHNLYHGKGELNQEEAAGLVGLRLPTQPGGKGWEK; via the exons ATGGCAGCGCTGACACCACCTTTGCGAGCCTGCCGAGGAATACTGAAAGAATTACGTGCCCTCCAAGGACCACGGTACAGACAGTCCCTGGCCTACAACTATGTTATGGACCAGTTTCGTAAGAATAAG GTAACAGGAGAAAGGTACTGCCGTGCCCAGCAGGAAGCACACCATGCCTCAGACACATACCTGTGTTTGCTGGCATCTACTAGGAACCACCTGGTCCTACACAACCTTTACCATGGCAAAGGAGAGCTAAACCAAGAAGAAGCAGCTGGCCTAGTGGGGCTGAGGTTGCCCACTCAGCCAGGAGGTAAAGGTTGGGAGAAGTGA
- the LOC123983420 gene encoding heme-binding protein 1-like gives MFGMIKNSLFGNSEETEYKLLSSETKDGVSFEVRRYDGAKYAVISSEGRSFDQVTGELVRKLLMYIGGSNEQGEAMGTAAPIIITVYPRNDGVLSRRLVVGIRIPSNYQQSPPTPTDSAIRIEEQHGMTVYALQFGGFAGESEYRAEALRLTRTLGETAPFQRKQYFCCSYDPPLKPYGRRNEVWFLQEEP, from the exons ATGTTTGGCATGATAAAGAATTCGCTCTTCGGAAACAGCGAGGAGACGGAATATAAATTGCTCAGCAGCGAGACGAAG GATGGAGTTAGCTTTGAGGTGCGGCGGTATGATGGTGCCAAATACGCTGTGATCTCCTCTGAGGGACGATCCTTTGACCAAGTGACAGGGGAGCTGGTGAGGAAGCTGCTTATGTATATTGGCGGGAGCAATGAACAAG GTGAGGCCATGGGTACAGCAGCTCCCATAATCATCACTGTGTACCCACGGAATGACGGTGTTCTGTCTCGCCGCTTGGTGGTCGGCATCCGCATCCCCTCCAACTACCAGCAAAGCCCCCCAACTCCCACCGACAGTGCCATCAGGATTGAGGAGCAGCACGGCATGACTGTCTATGCTCT gCAGTTTGGAGGCTTTGCAGGGGAGAGTGAGTACCGAGCAGAGGCCTTGCGTTTGACACGCACCCTGGGTGAGACAGCCCCCTTTCAGCGCAAGCAGTACTTCTGCTGCAGCTATGACCCACCGCTCAAGCCTTATGGACGCCGCAACGAGGTGTGGTTTCTACAGGAGGAGCCGTAG
- the wbp2nl gene encoding postacrosomal sheath WW domain-binding protein, which translates to MALNRNHSQNGGVVISNGESVVRECKNVELSFSDVACKTDLLRGTKKGTVYLTPYRLVFVSSNTKDCLGSAMFPYYLMKGCSIEQPVFGANYIKGTVSAEPGGGWEGQAHFKMSFPSGGAIELGQDLFKLATNASRAAPAQNGAASYGYPSPGMMNGYGPPPHAPPAYPYPSPPQQNGFYQGPPPAAGNMGYPCPTATAGMYPSGFDYMAPPPPYPGPPQNWTAPPQNWTATPTPPPGNSKAAEAAGSAYYNPSNPHNVYMPNERPPPYAPYPNSPDKKSN; encoded by the exons TGTTGTAAGGGAATGTAAGAATGTGGAGCTGTCATTCAGCGATGTCGCCTGCAAGACAGACCTGCTGAGGGGGACTAAGAAGGGCACCGTTTACCTCACGCCATACAGG ctggtgtttgtttccagtAATACCAAGGATTGCCTGGGTTCAGCCATGTTCCCCTATTATCTGATGAAGGGCTGCAGCATTGAGCAGCCAGTCTTTGGGGCCAACTACATTAAAGGAACAGTGTCCGCTGAACCTGGTG GTGGCTGGGAGGGCCAGGCCCATTTCAAGATGTCATTTCCCAGTGGAGGAGCCATAGAGCTGGGACAGGATCTCTTCAAACTGGCCACAAATG CTTCTCGTGCTGCTCCTGCACAAAACGGTGCTGCCTCTTACGGCTATCCTTCACCTGGAATGATGAATGGCTACGGCCCACCTCCGCATGCTCCTCCCGCCTATCCTTACCCATCCCCTCCCCAGCAGAATGGATTCTACCAGGGCCCTCCCCCTGCTGCTGGTAACATGGGCTACCCCTGTCCAACAGCCACTGCAG GAATGTACCCATCTGGTTTTGACTACATGGCCCCACCTCCTCCCTACCCTGGGCCACCCCAAAATTGGACTGCACCGCCCCAGAACTGGACAGCAACACCGACACCACCTCCAG GTAACTCCAAGGCAGCTGAAGCAGCAGGCAGTGCGTACTACAATCCCAGCAATCCACACAATGTCTACATGCCCAAT GAACGGCCTCCACCATATGCACCTTATCCAAACTCTCCTGACAAGAAAAGCAACTGA